Proteins encoded by one window of Martelella endophytica:
- a CDS encoding ABC transporter permease, translating to MTGRRIHPLSKLFGWLVILFLAGPIVIVIGTSVSDTPFLAFPPQGFTLKWYANVFSHSGFLDTFIISMQVAVGGTLIALIAGLAAAYALTRYKMRIPGWYGSVFFLPFFIPEIVFGFSLLKTLIVQFQLPILPSLILGHAILCLPYMVRVIGASLSGFDFSIQEAAISLGMHPVKAFWTIVLPNIRSGVIAGMVLAFITSLNDMAVALFLTGPGISTLPIEVFTYVQQFFDPTVSAVSVLLMGVTILVMMLIERSLGLSKTVQ from the coding sequence TTGACAGGTCGTCGCATTCATCCGCTTTCGAAGCTTTTCGGTTGGCTGGTCATCCTGTTCCTGGCGGGACCGATCGTCATCGTCATCGGCACATCCGTGTCCGATACGCCCTTTCTCGCCTTTCCGCCGCAGGGGTTCACGCTCAAATGGTATGCCAATGTGTTCAGTCACAGCGGCTTCCTCGACACTTTCATCATTTCCATGCAGGTCGCCGTCGGCGGCACGCTGATCGCGCTCATCGCCGGGCTTGCGGCTGCCTATGCGCTGACGCGCTACAAGATGCGGATCCCCGGCTGGTATGGCTCGGTCTTCTTCCTGCCGTTCTTCATCCCGGAAATCGTGTTCGGCTTTTCGCTCTTGAAGACGCTGATCGTTCAGTTCCAGCTGCCGATCCTGCCGTCGCTCATCCTCGGCCATGCGATTCTGTGCCTGCCCTATATGGTGCGGGTGATCGGGGCGAGCCTTTCAGGCTTCGACTTCTCCATCCAGGAGGCCGCCATCAGCCTCGGCATGCATCCGGTGAAAGCGTTCTGGACCATTGTCCTGCCCAATATCCGCTCCGGCGTGATCGCCGGCATGGTGCTTGCCTTCATCACCTCGCTGAACGACATGGCCGTGGCACTGTTTCTGACCGGCCCCGGCATCTCGACGCTGCCAATCGAGGTCTTCACTTACGTGCAGCAGTTTTTCGACCCGACCGTCAGCGCCGTTTCCGTGCTGCTGATGGGCGTCACCATTCTCGTCATGATGCTGATTGAACGCAGCCTCGGTCTGTCCAAGACCGTTCAATAG
- a CDS encoding ABC transporter ATP-binding protein, whose product MAENAVILNNVTAHYGTTQVLHGLNLSVGEGELVSLLGSSGCGKTTTLRLLAGFLQPTGGSISVAGRDVTGLPPHKRDAGIVFQNYALFPHLTVAENVGFGLKQRKVSSAEQKKRVAGMLERVGLSGFADRLPAALSGGQRQRVAVARALAIDPPLLMFDEPLSNLDAKLRVDMRVEIRELQKANNRTAIYVTHDQEEAFSISDRVAIMNAGNIVQLDTPEVLYTRPVNAFVARFVGFDNLVAMRVVARNGAMVTVELVGGERIDLDEAETGPLPERFVIGARPEGLTLTEVSSANAIAGKTQMRSYLGRAYQYKIETAAGVLIANGSLKTPIEAERNVGLAFDFAHCCILQAEGEMP is encoded by the coding sequence ATGGCTGAGAACGCCGTCATCCTGAACAATGTCACCGCCCATTACGGCACGACGCAGGTTCTGCACGGGCTGAACCTTTCCGTTGGCGAGGGCGAACTGGTCTCGCTTCTGGGGTCCAGCGGCTGCGGCAAGACAACCACGCTGCGCCTTCTTGCTGGCTTCCTGCAGCCGACGGGCGGCAGCATCTCGGTTGCCGGTCGCGATGTCACCGGCCTGCCGCCGCACAAGCGCGATGCCGGTATTGTATTCCAGAACTATGCCCTGTTCCCGCATCTGACCGTCGCCGAGAATGTCGGTTTCGGGCTGAAGCAGCGCAAGGTGTCCTCCGCTGAACAGAAAAAACGCGTTGCCGGGATGCTGGAGCGCGTCGGGCTCTCAGGTTTCGCCGACCGCCTGCCGGCCGCCCTTTCCGGCGGCCAGCGCCAGCGCGTTGCCGTGGCCCGCGCGCTTGCCATCGATCCGCCGCTCCTGATGTTCGACGAGCCGCTTTCGAACCTCGACGCCAAGCTGCGCGTCGACATGCGGGTGGAAATCCGCGAGCTGCAGAAGGCCAACAACCGCACCGCCATCTATGTGACCCATGATCAGGAAGAGGCGTTTTCCATTTCCGATCGCGTGGCGATCATGAATGCCGGCAACATCGTCCAGCTTGATACGCCCGAAGTGCTCTACACGCGGCCCGTCAATGCCTTCGTCGCCCGCTTTGTCGGGTTCGACAATCTGGTCGCGATGCGTGTCGTCGCGCGCAATGGCGCGATGGTGACAGTGGAGCTTGTTGGCGGCGAAAGGATCGACCTCGACGAGGCCGAGACCGGCCCGCTGCCGGAGCGCTTCGTCATCGGTGCAAGACCGGAAGGCCTGACCCTGACTGAGGTCAGCAGCGCCAATGCCATTGCCGGAAAGACCCAGATGCGGTCCTATCTCGGCCGTGCCTATCAGTACAAGATCGAGACTGCGGCAGGTGTTCTGATCGCCAATGGGTCGCTCAAGACCCCGATCGAAGCAGAGCGGAATGTCGGCCTTGCCTTCGACTTCGCCCATTGCTGCATACTGCAGGCCGAAGGAGAGATGCCATGA
- a CDS encoding N-carbamoyl-D-amino-acid hydrolase, translating into MSRTIVAAAAQMGPIARSDTRKAVVERLIALLGEAASRGAELVVFPELTLTTFFPRWHMTDPNEIDAFYEAEMPGPETLPLFEAAKRLKIGFYLGYAELAVENGVKHHYNTAILVDRDGAVVGKYRKIHLPGWDKPQPDMAAQHLEKYYFEPGNLGFNVFETMGTRIGMAICNDRRWPETYRVMALKGSEMILVGYNTPDDHTGNFDFDSLTQFHNQLSIQAGAYQNSNWVVATAKAGHEEGSNLIGQSMIVAPSGQIVAMATSTADEVIVAKCDLDMAALYRKTIFDFARHREPDQYRLIVETKGPVLD; encoded by the coding sequence ATGAGCCGCACCATCGTTGCCGCCGCCGCACAGATGGGGCCAATCGCCCGTTCCGATACACGCAAGGCCGTTGTCGAGCGCCTGATCGCGCTTCTGGGCGAGGCAGCCTCCAGGGGGGCGGAGCTCGTCGTCTTTCCCGAACTGACGCTGACAACCTTCTTCCCGCGCTGGCACATGACCGACCCCAATGAAATCGACGCCTTTTATGAGGCGGAGATGCCCGGTCCGGAGACGCTGCCGCTGTTCGAAGCGGCCAAGCGGCTGAAGATCGGTTTTTACCTCGGTTATGCGGAACTGGCCGTCGAAAACGGCGTGAAGCATCACTACAACACCGCCATTCTCGTCGACCGGGATGGCGCGGTCGTCGGCAAATACCGCAAGATCCATCTGCCGGGCTGGGACAAGCCGCAGCCCGACATGGCCGCGCAGCATCTCGAAAAATACTATTTCGAGCCCGGCAATCTCGGCTTCAATGTGTTCGAGACCATGGGAACGCGCATCGGCATGGCGATCTGCAATGATCGCCGCTGGCCCGAGACCTATCGCGTCATGGCGCTGAAGGGTTCGGAGATGATCCTCGTCGGCTACAACACGCCCGATGATCACACCGGCAATTTCGATTTCGACAGCCTGACGCAGTTCCACAATCAGCTTTCGATCCAGGCCGGCGCCTACCAGAATTCCAACTGGGTGGTTGCCACCGCCAAGGCGGGCCATGAGGAGGGCTCCAACCTGATCGGCCAGTCGATGATCGTGGCGCCTTCCGGCCAGATCGTCGCCATGGCGACGTCAACGGCCGACGAAGTGATTGTGGCAAAATGCGATCTCGACATGGCGGCCCTTTACCGCAAGACCATTTTCGATTTCGCCCGCCACCGCGAGCCCGACCAGTATCGGCTGATCGTCGAAACCAAGGGGCCGGTGCTGGATTGA
- a CDS encoding helix-turn-helix domain-containing protein — translation MNGTETLEETEHSETSSVSRILSELRRENGWTLAELSKRTGVSISALSKIENGQSQPAYSVLTRLSSGLGLDFADLLEGKAARPSFASAARAITRRGEGKRLENDMGNYRLLSTELAATAMTPMVIDIPPRADNAEPARSAHSGEEFVFVLSGDVIFEMAPYAPVILAEGDTVYFDAASEHGFYSTGPGGARILSICYSGSSEAPDHLTV, via the coding sequence ATGAACGGGACTGAGACGTTGGAAGAGACCGAACACAGCGAGACAAGTTCCGTTTCCCGCATCCTGTCGGAGCTGCGCCGCGAAAACGGCTGGACGCTTGCCGAACTCTCGAAACGGACCGGCGTTTCGATCTCGGCCCTCTCCAAGATCGAGAACGGCCAGAGCCAGCCGGCCTATTCCGTGCTGACCCGGCTTTCGAGCGGGCTCGGGCTCGACTTTGCCGATCTTCTGGAAGGCAAGGCCGCGCGACCGAGCTTCGCCAGCGCAGCCCGCGCCATCACCCGCCGCGGCGAGGGCAAACGGCTCGAAAACGATATGGGCAACTATCGCCTGCTCTCCACCGAGCTTGCCGCCACGGCGATGACGCCGATGGTCATCGACATTCCGCCGCGCGCCGACAATGCCGAGCCGGCCCGCAGCGCCCATAGCGGCGAGGAATTCGTCTTTGTCCTCTCCGGCGACGTCATTTTCGAGATGGCCCCTTATGCGCCGGTCATTCTGGCCGAGGGCGATACGGTCTATTTCGACGCAGCCTCCGAGCACGGGTTTTACTCCACCGGCCCCGGCGGCGCCCGCATTCTTTCCATCTGCTATTCCGGCTCCAGCGAGGCGCCGGACCACCTGACGGTTTAA
- a CDS encoding adenine deaminase, translated as MIDAKSEVRLRQQLTLVALGKAPADRILRVGRLLDTATRTWADNQEIVICGDRIAYVGPAGSWPGRCDTIDERPDLMAIPGLGEVHKHIESSHLTPEWEAALVMPRGNTWTCEASHEFSNVRGSKTLDFWMTARQHGSPLKIFPLPGSAVPPTAYEHGGGWLGHDEQQAFMSGSLMVAGLDEVMDWPAVWNPENASHERLWGMIEATFAARGVVEGHAAGLKDLPTINAFAAAGLASDHEAWTADEFWDKLTHGLFAELRPHSMPDVIKGLLERGLADWSQIAFATDDRSASETLQKGATDYNVRLAIQSGLAPEIAIQCVTINPARHMRLTPWVGTIAPGRFADIVLLSDLEGFEIAEVWADGKQVSRGSDYILPVPEIDWPEWASNTVQTGGTFSADDFAIHAATGRETMTAAVLRPFHWEDDFLTYELPVADGLVQRDTARNITKFAIVDRFSGKKSVSKMFWAGTGPSTPDCALASSLAHDKHNIWCVGSSDAAMAEAVNALVEIGGGWALVRGGKVAATVRYEIAGLMSQRSAEDLDADMQTLYAEGGKIEWMFEPSSSPRWWAGFPERLAFATLTCAPWRWVLVAPSDYAPDGLVNVATGETHKVVW; from the coding sequence ATGATCGATGCAAAATCCGAAGTCCGCTTGCGCCAGCAGCTGACCCTCGTCGCGCTTGGAAAGGCGCCTGCCGACCGTATCCTGCGCGTCGGCCGGCTGCTGGACACGGCGACCCGTACATGGGCCGACAATCAGGAGATTGTCATCTGCGGTGACCGGATCGCCTATGTCGGGCCTGCCGGGTCATGGCCAGGCAGATGCGACACCATCGACGAACGCCCGGACCTGATGGCCATTCCGGGCCTCGGCGAAGTCCACAAACATATCGAAAGCTCGCATCTGACGCCGGAATGGGAGGCCGCGCTGGTGATGCCGCGCGGCAATACCTGGACCTGCGAGGCAAGCCACGAATTCTCCAATGTGCGCGGCTCCAAGACGCTCGACTTCTGGATGACGGCGCGACAGCACGGCTCGCCGCTGAAGATCTTTCCGCTGCCCGGCTCCGCTGTGCCTCCGACGGCCTATGAGCATGGCGGCGGATGGCTTGGTCATGACGAGCAGCAGGCGTTCATGTCCGGCAGCCTGATGGTCGCGGGCCTCGACGAGGTGATGGACTGGCCGGCCGTCTGGAATCCGGAAAATGCCTCCCACGAGCGGCTCTGGGGCATGATCGAGGCAACCTTTGCCGCCCGCGGCGTCGTCGAGGGCCATGCCGCAGGCCTGAAGGACCTACCGACGATCAACGCCTTTGCCGCTGCCGGTCTTGCCTCCGATCACGAAGCCTGGACGGCGGATGAGTTCTGGGACAAGCTCACCCACGGGCTCTTCGCCGAGCTCAGACCCCATTCCATGCCCGACGTCATCAAGGGCCTTCTCGAACGCGGGCTTGCCGACTGGTCGCAGATCGCCTTCGCCACCGACGACCGCTCCGCCTCAGAGACCCTGCAAAAGGGCGCGACCGACTATAATGTCCGCCTTGCCATCCAATCCGGACTTGCACCCGAGATCGCCATCCAGTGCGTCACCATCAACCCCGCCCGGCATATGCGACTGACGCCCTGGGTCGGCACGATCGCGCCGGGCCGGTTTGCCGATATCGTGCTTCTTTCCGACCTTGAGGGCTTTGAGATCGCCGAGGTCTGGGCCGATGGCAAGCAGGTCTCGCGCGGTAGCGACTACATCCTCCCGGTCCCCGAGATCGACTGGCCTGAATGGGCCAGCAACACGGTGCAGACGGGCGGCACCTTCAGCGCGGATGACTTCGCGATCCACGCCGCGACGGGCCGTGAGACGATGACGGCGGCGGTGTTGCGTCCGTTCCACTGGGAAGACGATTTCCTGACCTATGAACTGCCGGTGGCAGACGGTCTCGTCCAGCGCGATACGGCGCGAAACATCACCAAATTCGCCATTGTGGACCGGTTTTCGGGCAAAAAGTCCGTCTCGAAAATGTTCTGGGCCGGCACCGGACCCAGCACGCCGGATTGCGCGCTGGCAAGCTCGCTTGCCCATGACAAGCATAATATCTGGTGCGTCGGCTCGTCCGACGCGGCCATGGCCGAGGCCGTCAACGCGCTTGTCGAGATCGGCGGCGGCTGGGCACTGGTGCGTGGCGGCAAGGTGGCTGCCACCGTGCGCTACGAGATCGCAGGACTGATGTCGCAGCGCTCCGCCGAAGACCTCGATGCCGACATGCAGACGCTTTATGCGGAAGGCGGAAAAATCGAATGGATGTTCGAGCCGTCATCCTCGCCGCGCTGGTGGGCAGGCTTTCCCGAACGCCTCGCCTTCGCGACGCTGACCTGTGCGCCCTGGCGCTGGGTTCTGGTCGCGCCGTCGGATTATGCGCCGGACGGCCTCGTCAATGTCGCGACCGGCGAAACACACAAAGTGGTCTGGTAA
- a CDS encoding alanine racemase: MSINAEAAARPAFDGADRLETPCVMIDAARLKANIAQMQAIATDGGVALHPHIKTHKSLAIAGMQRQAGARGVTASHPGEAAVFIRAGFSPVTLAYPLVRPEPVSALLTLGREHGVQVRFIADSMTGLAALERGAEKAGQTADVFIKVDVGLHRCGVDPLTETGIALAERLEASRLTFCGLLSHAGQAYGAGSPDGIRAVAATERRILLAFKERLRRHGIAVPQISVGSTPSLIAHDGFDGIDEIRPGNYVFFDMTAVRLGIIRRDSISLAVSATIISKNRDFYIVDAGSKTLSSDLGAHSTGSGTGFGEAWSADLDRPLSIEKLSEEHGMVARDGTDLAIGARLLIYPNHACVVVNLAPRLTLLDEGNASPLAIDATRRAGSAESGAPVGFE, encoded by the coding sequence ATGAGTATCAATGCGGAAGCCGCCGCCCGCCCGGCATTTGATGGCGCCGACCGGCTGGAAACGCCCTGTGTGATGATCGACGCGGCGCGCCTTAAGGCCAATATCGCGCAGATGCAGGCGATTGCCACAGATGGCGGTGTCGCGCTTCATCCGCACATCAAGACGCATAAGTCGCTCGCCATTGCGGGTATGCAGCGACAAGCCGGTGCGCGGGGCGTGACGGCCTCACATCCCGGCGAGGCGGCCGTCTTCATCCGCGCCGGCTTTTCGCCGGTCACGCTCGCCTATCCGCTGGTGCGCCCGGAACCGGTTTCTGCCCTGCTGACGCTTGGCCGCGAACATGGCGTTCAGGTGCGTTTCATCGCCGACAGCATGACGGGCCTTGCGGCCTTAGAGCGCGGGGCCGAGAAAGCCGGGCAAACGGCCGACGTCTTCATCAAGGTCGATGTCGGCCTGCATCGCTGCGGCGTCGATCCTCTGACCGAAACGGGCATCGCGCTGGCCGAACGGCTCGAGGCGTCCCGGCTGACATTTTGCGGCCTTCTCTCCCACGCCGGCCAGGCCTATGGCGCGGGCTCCCCGGACGGTATTCGCGCGGTGGCCGCCACGGAGCGGCGCATTCTGCTCGCGTTCAAGGAGAGGCTCCGGCGTCATGGCATCGCCGTGCCGCAGATTTCCGTCGGCAGCACGCCATCCCTCATCGCCCATGACGGTTTCGATGGCATCGATGAAATCCGTCCGGGCAATTACGTCTTCTTCGACATGACCGCCGTCCGCCTCGGCATCATCAGACGCGACAGCATATCGCTCGCCGTATCCGCGACAATCATATCGAAGAACCGCGATTTCTACATCGTCGACGCGGGATCGAAGACGCTGAGCTCCGACCTCGGGGCGCACAGCACAGGTTCGGGCACAGGTTTCGGCGAGGCATGGAGCGCGGATTTGGACCGGCCGCTTTCCATCGAGAAGCTGTCGGAAGAACACGGCATGGTGGCGCGCGACGGCACCGATCTTGCAATCGGCGCACGCCTGCTGATCTATCCCAACCACGCCTGCGTGGTGGTCAACCTTGCGCCGCGCCTGACCCTGCTCGATGAAGGAAACGCCTCACCGCTCGCAATCGATGCCACCCGAAGGGCTGGTTCCGCTGAAAGCGGTGCCCCGGTAGGCTTCGAGTGA
- a CDS encoding toxin-antitoxin system YwqK family antitoxin: MKVSLALLFILAASVAHAANVDEDLQPTEDGAYSYTPPEKARDGLYIIDIYDENDRRYARVRNTAPTLDEGRRVGTIETFYPTGATKSRAPLNDAGRRDGEMLTFDEAGNIAARTPYKDGEKDGTEVWYWADGKTRREITWKDGVLNGPWRSYYQDGKLEAENDHVDGRIDGVERKYHENGKLAAEVHWALSKRDGPYRDYDKDGNLIEEGHYVDGAADGDVTEYWPSGERRALRHYVMGKPTGSAKRWSRSGELVAQTDYAEDGGELRNRKWKDGELIWLEEPVAIEGRGEGRKTVERYGNFTETEIKAEGYLLFTRTLNDELIDRHELVDGKYRGLFVSTTDLDKITTRVHYVDGKEDGLFTRVWRGRELERGYYDHGKRVGDWRRVEHSTDVVHETYDADGKLTGEQHTFALNGKLKTLATYDHGTLDGPYKELDGEQVIAGGNYVDGQKHGDWLEQAPYRDETRQGRYAHGVKEGRWTTFDGNGYRTEITSFSHDRKDGPSYILAENGAVEEVQMWKHDKRDGYTTYYDDEGPVSHQLWRDGWLEGDAFPAGDTR; this comes from the coding sequence ATGAAAGTCAGCCTTGCACTTCTGTTCATTCTCGCCGCGAGCGTGGCGCATGCGGCCAATGTCGACGAAGATCTGCAGCCGACGGAAGACGGCGCCTACAGCTATACGCCGCCGGAAAAGGCCCGGGACGGGCTCTATATCATCGACATCTACGATGAAAACGATCGCCGCTATGCTCGCGTCCGCAACACCGCCCCGACGCTGGATGAGGGGCGCCGGGTCGGGACAATCGAGACCTTCTACCCGACGGGCGCAACCAAGTCCCGCGCGCCGCTCAACGATGCCGGCCGGCGTGACGGCGAGATGCTGACCTTCGACGAGGCCGGCAATATCGCCGCACGCACGCCTTATAAGGACGGAGAGAAAGACGGCACGGAGGTCTGGTACTGGGCGGACGGCAAGACCCGGCGTGAAATCACCTGGAAGGATGGCGTGCTCAACGGCCCGTGGCGCAGCTACTATCAGGATGGCAAGCTGGAAGCTGAAAACGACCATGTCGATGGCCGCATTGACGGCGTAGAGCGCAAGTACCACGAGAACGGCAAACTTGCCGCCGAGGTGCACTGGGCTTTGAGCAAGCGCGATGGCCCATACAGGGATTACGACAAGGACGGCAACCTCATCGAAGAGGGCCATTATGTCGATGGTGCGGCCGATGGCGATGTGACTGAATACTGGCCCTCGGGCGAGCGGCGGGCCTTGCGTCATTACGTTATGGGCAAGCCGACGGGCAGCGCAAAACGCTGGTCACGGTCGGGCGAACTGGTTGCCCAGACCGACTATGCCGAGGATGGCGGCGAGCTGAGAAATCGAAAATGGAAGGACGGCGAACTGATCTGGCTCGAAGAACCGGTGGCAATCGAGGGGCGCGGCGAAGGGCGCAAGACCGTCGAGCGCTACGGCAACTTCACCGAAACCGAGATCAAGGCGGAGGGATATCTCCTCTTCACCCGCACCCTCAATGATGAACTGATCGACCGTCACGAACTGGTCGATGGAAAATATCGCGGGCTGTTCGTCTCGACCACGGACCTCGACAAGATCACAACCCGCGTCCATTATGTCGATGGCAAGGAAGATGGCCTTTTCACCCGCGTCTGGCGCGGGCGGGAGCTTGAGCGAGGCTATTATGACCACGGCAAGCGCGTCGGCGACTGGCGCCGGGTCGAACACTCGACCGATGTCGTCCACGAGACCTATGATGCTGACGGAAAGCTCACCGGCGAGCAGCATACCTTTGCGTTGAACGGCAAACTGAAGACGCTTGCCACCTATGATCACGGCACGCTGGATGGCCCCTACAAGGAGCTGGATGGCGAGCAGGTGATCGCCGGCGGCAATTATGTTGACGGGCAAAAGCACGGTGACTGGCTGGAGCAGGCTCCCTACCGGGATGAAACCCGACAGGGCCGTTATGCCCACGGTGTCAAGGAGGGGCGCTGGACGACCTTCGACGGCAATGGCTACCGCACCGAGATTACAAGCTTCAGCCACGACCGGAAGGATGGGCCGAGCTACATCCTGGCGGAAAACGGCGCGGTGGAGGAAGTGCAGATGTGGAAACACGACAAGCGCGACGGCTACACCACCTATTACGACGACGAAGGTCCGGTTTCGCATCAGCTCTGGCGCGATGGCTGGCTGGAAGGCGATGCGTTTCCCGCAGGGGATACACGATAA
- a CDS encoding DUF2207 domain-containing protein, translating to MGFLLLLISLAPAAARERIERFESDIAIGPTGRLDITETIAIKAEGYRIEHGIYRDLPIAGQTVEGGIYPGALQVLSATLDGEPVAMRVARRSDYVRIFLGDSGTDLAPGLHTFRLAYRTGPQINSREGQDEFYWNVTGSYWAFPIDRAAATIHLPEGAAATRIAGYTGAFGSTRTDVSRRVSPEGSTVDFATYRILDPEEGLTVAVGFPKGFVREPDAADRLWWSVRGNPGAAISVIGLGMLALIFLLVSRRIRRPAEAHSKKYPVIERRKPPRGMTPAEVQYITTRRMLGHSALVATVINLGLRSLMTIVPEGKAWRIVLQEGADKARGLAPEEEALVRGLRDEGGSILVDRKNRKALRLLYGDFSRALRTAHGRRYYAPNGKWKLVAAVLCCGLAAALALTGMDGEGPVLVYGPLLPIVLGLCFAGFDARADADTFSNAAGNGVGGGLVASVGLWLMVGFFTGAFGWATAIGLVATPVLFWVFAARIGQPTEEGRAREAEIEGLRLYLERVGDMRHANRSERDALPALLPFAVALNMKSEWSRAFDSVLESGHGTINPIPFGLHPTFYDTGANGATIFGACQALSTNLTACISPNGSGSGGGFSGGGFSGGGGGGGGGGGW from the coding sequence ATGGGGTTTCTGCTTCTCCTGATCTCGCTTGCGCCGGCAGCCGCGCGCGAGCGGATCGAGCGTTTCGAGAGCGACATCGCGATCGGTCCGACCGGCCGGCTCGACATCACCGAAACGATCGCGATCAAGGCCGAGGGCTACCGGATCGAACACGGCATCTATCGCGACCTTCCGATTGCCGGACAAACGGTGGAGGGCGGCATTTATCCGGGCGCGTTGCAGGTGCTTTCCGCCACGCTTGACGGCGAACCGGTGGCCATGCGGGTTGCGCGCCGCAGTGACTATGTCCGCATCTTCCTGGGGGATTCCGGAACAGATCTCGCGCCCGGTCTGCACACCTTCCGGCTCGCCTATCGCACCGGACCACAGATCAATAGCCGCGAAGGACAGGATGAGTTCTACTGGAATGTGACAGGCTCCTATTGGGCCTTCCCGATCGACCGTGCCGCTGCGACCATCCATCTTCCCGAGGGCGCGGCTGCCACACGGATCGCGGGATACACCGGAGCGTTCGGATCGACGCGAACCGACGTGAGCCGACGCGTCAGCCCCGAGGGCAGTACGGTCGATTTCGCGACTTACCGCATTCTCGACCCGGAGGAGGGGCTGACGGTTGCTGTCGGGTTTCCCAAAGGCTTCGTCCGCGAACCGGATGCCGCCGATCGGCTCTGGTGGTCGGTGCGCGGCAATCCAGGCGCAGCGATTTCCGTCATCGGCCTTGGAATGCTGGCCCTCATCTTCCTGCTTGTGTCGCGGCGGATCAGGCGGCCTGCCGAAGCGCACAGCAAGAAATATCCGGTGATCGAGCGACGCAAGCCACCGCGCGGCATGACGCCGGCTGAGGTGCAGTATATCACGACGCGGCGGATGCTAGGCCATTCCGCCCTGGTCGCCACGGTGATCAATCTTGGCCTGCGCAGCCTGATGACCATTGTGCCTGAGGGAAAGGCCTGGCGGATTGTGCTGCAGGAAGGCGCAGACAAGGCCCGTGGGCTCGCGCCGGAGGAGGAAGCCCTGGTGCGGGGGCTGCGGGATGAAGGCGGCAGCATCCTGGTCGATCGCAAGAACCGGAAAGCGCTGAGGCTGCTTTACGGCGATTTCAGCCGTGCCTTGCGCACTGCGCACGGACGTCGGTATTACGCGCCAAATGGCAAATGGAAGCTTGTGGCGGCCGTTCTCTGCTGCGGACTTGCCGCGGCACTTGCGCTGACCGGAATGGATGGCGAGGGGCCGGTCCTGGTCTATGGCCCGCTGCTGCCCATCGTGCTCGGCCTTTGCTTCGCCGGCTTCGATGCACGCGCCGACGCCGATACGTTCAGCAATGCCGCCGGAAACGGCGTGGGCGGCGGGCTTGTCGCAAGCGTCGGACTCTGGCTGATGGTCGGGTTCTTCACCGGCGCCTTCGGCTGGGCAACTGCGATCGGGCTGGTCGCGACACCGGTTCTGTTCTGGGTATTTGCCGCACGGATCGGACAGCCGACGGAGGAAGGACGCGCGCGCGAGGCGGAAATCGAAGGCCTGCGGCTTTATCTCGAGCGTGTCGGCGACATGCGCCACGCCAATCGCAGCGAGAGAGACGCGCTACCAGCCCTGCTGCCGTTCGCCGTGGCGCTCAACATGAAATCCGAATGGAGCCGCGCCTTTGACAGCGTGCTGGAATCGGGCCACGGGACGATAAACCCGATCCCCTTCGGCCTCCATCCGACCTTCTACGACACCGGCGCGAATGGCGCGACCATCTTTGGCGCATGCCAGGCGCTCAGCACCAACCTGACCGCCTGCATCTCACCCAACGGATCCGGTTCGGGCGGCGGTTTCTCAGGAGGCGGTTTCTCCGGCGGCGGCGGCGGAGGCGGTGGCGGCGGCGGCTGGTGA